The Coffea arabica cultivar ET-39 chromosome 4e, Coffea Arabica ET-39 HiFi, whole genome shotgun sequence genome includes a window with the following:
- the LOC113742793 gene encoding BTB/POZ and TAZ domain-containing protein 1, whose translation MILSMKENLAVKVNGGTTAGEMHAATEVTADVHIITSGGVRIPANSAVLASASPVLESIIDRPRKHRSSDKTISILGVPDDAVSVFVQYLYSSKCSEEQMEKYGIHLLALSHVYLVPQLKQRCTKGLVERLTVENVVDVLQLARLCDAPDLYLKCMKMLSNNFKSVEQTEGWKFLQNHDPWLELDILQFIDEAELRKKRTRRHRQEQSLYLQLCEAMECLEHICTEGCTSVGPCDKEPGKNKGPCSKFSTCQGLQLLIKHFATCKRRVNGGCLRCKRMWQLLRLHSSICEQPDVCRVPLCRQFKLKAQQEKKGEDARWKLLVRKVISAKALSSLSLPKRKREEEPRLNLSHPGMRSFTL comes from the exons atgattcTGAGCATGAAGGAAAATCTAGCGGTGAAAGTTAACGGCGGCACCACCGCCGGAGAAATGCATGCAGCTACAGAGGTAACCGCCGACGTTCATATTATCACCTCCGGTGGAGTACGCATACCGGCGAATTCCGCCGTTCTT GCATCTGCTTCGCCGGTTCTGGAGAGCATAATAGATCGGCCAAGGAAGCACCGGAGCTCCGATAAAACCATTTCTATTCTCGGTGTCCCGGACGACGCCGTTTCCGTGTTCGTCCAGTATCTATACTCCTCCAA GTGTAGTGAGGAGCAGATGGAGAAGTATGGGATACATCTATTGGCTTTATCTCATGTGTATTTGGTGCCACAGCTGAAGCAGAGGTGTACCAAAGGGTTGGTGGAACGGTTGACTGTAGAGAATGTGGTGGATGTGCTTCAGTTGGCAAGGTTGTGCGATGCGCCTGATCTTTACCTCAAGTGTATGAAAATGCTGTCGAATAACTTCAAGTCTGTTGAACAGACTGAAGGATGGAAGTTTCTTCAAAACCATGATCCTTGGCTTGAGCTTGACATTTTACAGTTTATTGACGAAGCCGAATTG AGGAAAAAGAGGACTAGAAGGCATAGACAGGAGCAGAGCTTGTATTTACAGCTTTGTGAAGCAATGGAGTGTTTAGAGCATATATGTACAGAAGGGTGCACTAGTGTTGGACCTTGTGACAAGGAGCCTGGGAAAAACAAGGGGCCATGTAGCAAGTTTTCAACGTGTCAAGGTTTACAGCTTCTGATTAAACATTTTGCGACGTGTAAGAGAAGGGTGAATGGAGGATGTCTACGATGCAAAAGAATGTGGCAACTCCTGAGGTTACACTCCTCAATTTGCGAACAACCTGATGTATGCAGGGTTCCTCTGTGCAG GCAATTCAAATTGAAGGCACAGCAAGAGAAGAAAGGTGAAGATGCGAGATGGAAATTACTGGTGAGAAAGGTAATTTCTGCGAAAGCATTATCTTCCTTGTCCCTGCCGAAGAGGAAGAGAGAAGAGGAACCAAGGCTGAACCTAAGCCATCCTGGAATGAGAAGCTTTACGCTATGA
- the LOC113740688 gene encoding rust resistance kinase Lr10-like → MSKQSFCISLLLLFCLVVQSSSSRAQSSIHSPDSCIPSSCGNLHNISYPFRLKGDPKNCGDPSYELDCQNNRTILTLNSKKFHVQAITYENFTIRAVDPGVDNNDSCSFPTYSSFDYLDLPISVYDKLYDYNIPVVYINCLKPVNASRYMENTFCRNGSSSAFSNSSRVHRYIAVGEDFRISDLEESCGVEMSTKVSKFGPMKDIHITTSLASVHELLAYGFELSWFRVLCQECEADHHGFCSVENNTVTCRHYCYENEPLSELPLRCTLEYWGTIIGLYALISVGSLLGLRFVCGITCLAVLVVFKWRRRHLSADETIEEFLQSQTSLMPIKYSYCEIRKMTGNFREKLGEGSCGSVYKGKLRSGPFVAVKIMENTTTSELEFVSKVATMGRIHHVNVVQLVGFCTEGSKRALVYEFMPNGSLDKYSFPKGQSQSVSLSYEKVFEIALGVARGIHYLHRGCDMRILHFGIKPHNILLDENYNPKISDFGLAQLYPNNESFISLPAARGTMGYTAPELFYKNIGGVSYKADVYSFGMLLMEMASRRENRNPGAEHVSQIYFTSWAYDRLQAGQDIDMAFANAEERKMILVALWCIQMKPDDRPAMNKIVEMLEGDADLVPMPPKPFLAPREMAEEFETITSSRGSLAISIESRD, encoded by the exons ATGTCAAAGCAAAGCTTCTGTATCTCTCTTCTACTATTGTTTTGCCTCGTAGTTCAAAGCAGCAGCTCCAGAGCCCAGAGCAGTATTCATAGTCCTGATTCTTGCATTCCATCTTCCTGTGGGAATCTCCATAATATATCTTACCCTTTTCGTCTAAAAGGCGATCCCAAGAACTGTGGTGACCCGAGCTACGAACTCGACTGCCAAAACAATCGCACCATTCTAACCTTAAATTCCAAGAAGTTCCATGTCCAGGCCATCACTTACGAAAACTTCACGATTCGAGCAGTTGACCCCGGTGTAGACAACAACGATTCCTGCTCTTTCCCAACTTATTCATCTTTTGATTACCTCGATCTTCCAATTTCTGTATACGACAAACTCTATGATTACAACATCCCAGTAGTATACATCAACTGCTTAAAACCTGTAAATGCTTCGCGATATATGGAAAATACTTTCTGCAGAAATGGGAGTAGTTCTGCATTTTCCAACTCTTCCAGGGTCCATAGATACATTGCTGTTGGGGAAGATTTCAGAATATCGGATTTGGAGGAGTCTTGTGGGGTTGAGATGTCCACCAAGGTCTCAAAGTTCGGGCCCATGAAGGATATTCATATTACAACTTCTTTGGCGAGTGTTCATGAGTTGTTGGCTTATGGATTTGAGCTCTCGTGGTTCAGGGTGTTATGTCAAGAATGTGAAGCCGATCATCATGGTTTCTGCAGTGTCGAAAATAACACTGTTACTTGTCGCCATTATTGCTATGAAAACGAACCACTTTCTGAACTTCCATTACGCT GTACACTCGAGTATTGGGGTACCATAATTGGACTTTATGCGCTCATTTCTGTAG GATCCCTACTTGGACTAAGATTTGTATGTGGAATTACGTGCTTAGCAGTATTAGTGGTGTTTAAATGGAGAAGACGACATTTATCAGCTGATGAAACCATTGAAGAGTTCCTTCAAAGTCAAACTAGCCTCATGCCAATTAAGTACAGTTACTGCGAGATCAGGAAAATGACAGGGAACTTCAGAGAGAAGCTGGGTGAAGGCAGCTGTGGATCTGTGTATAAAGGGAAACTTCGCAGTGGGCCTTTTGTTGCAGTGAAGATAATGGAAAACACCACGACTAGTGAGCTAGAATTCGTGAGCAAAGTTGCTACTATGGGAAGGATTCACCATGTAAATGTGGTGCAGCTTGTTGGTTTCTGCACTGAAGGATCAAAAAGAGCTTTAGTATATGAGTTCATGCCCAATGGCTCTCTTGACAAGTACAGTTTCCCAAAGGGACAGTCACAATCTGTTTCCTTGAGCTATGAGAAAGTGTTTGAGATTGCTCTTGGGGTGGCTCGTGGGATTCACTATCTACATCGAGGCTGCGACATGAGGATTCTACACTTTGGTATCAAACCCCATAACATTCTTCTGGATGAGAATTATAATCCCAAGATATCTGATTTCGGGCTTGCTCAATTATATCCCAACAATGAAAGTTTCATATCCCTCCCTGCTGCAAGAGGGACAATGGGGTACACGGCTCCAGAGTTGTTCTACAAGAACATTGGAGGAGTCTCATACAAGGCTGATGTTTATAGCTTTGGAATGTTGTTGATGGAAATGGCAAGCAGAAGGGAAAATAGAAATCCAGGTGCCGAGCATGTTAGTCAGATTTACTTCACTTCTTGGGCTTATGACCGATTACAGGCAGGACAGGACATAGACATGGCATTTGCCAATGCAGAAGAAAGGAAGATGATTCTGGTAGCTTTGTGGTGCATACAGATGAAGCCTGATGATCGACCAGCGATGAACAAAATCGTTGAGATGCTTGAAGGAGATGCTGATCTTGTGCCTATGCCTCCAAAACCTTTCCTGGCTCCACGCGAGATGGCTGAGGAATTTGAGACCATCACAAGTAGTAGAGGATCATTAGCAATATCCATTGAATCTAGAGATTAA
- the LOC113741156 gene encoding rust resistance kinase Lr10-like, giving the protein MLKRRRGSVGKAMAMLLFGLIWLSFLADVGIVAAQDECLPTRCGNGTEIRFPFWLKGHQPDRCGYPGFELTCSPSNATEMELQYPITASTNNIVIPLRVTLGIYEIDYKSQVLTSDRITVPECLPRQVPQVNSSASPFGVVSVFSIDGFSLFNCSTSSNNGTRIHSRIGSPVPCLSSPAFQVLYLDSIYSISDFAQPSCVKMYNISYVPKAVFTGQEQYEHYSPYDYVRLNWSKPSCANCEAKGEYCSLKINGTNDETECVDIPIQPGDGSSNKKAIIAGVTVAVVVVFTVLLVLSVVFISEKRKKEEQKKFEKFLEDYKALRPIRFSYADIRKITCQFKEKLGQGGYGTVYKGKISDDTLVAVKVLSNFKGNGEEFINEVGTIGRIHHINVVRLVGFCADGYRRALVYEFLPNDSLHKFISSGKQLVRWEMLEQIAIGIAKGLDYLHQGCNQRILHFDIKPHNILLDQNFSPKVADFGLAKLCSKEQSIVFVTAARGTIGYISPEMFSRNYGNVSYKSDVYSFGMLLLDMIGGRKNFHAGADDSSQIYYPEWVYNQLEKGETFSIQIDEEKNSKIFKKLAIVGLWCIQWYPADRPSMKAVIQMLEGENLPIMPPNPFASSKVGKTDGSFSTWEGDSISEAIEGNC; this is encoded by the exons ATGCTAAAAAGACGCAGAGGAAGTGTTGGTAAAGCCATGGCTATGCTGCTTTTCGGCCTCATTTGGTTATCATTTCTTGCAGATGTAGGGATTGTAGCAGCCCAAGATGAATGCTTGCCCACCCGGTGCGGCAACGGCACAGAAATCCGGTTCCCCTTCTGGCTAAAAGGGCATCAGCCGGATCGTTGCGGCTATCCAGGCTTTGAGCTAACTTGCTCTCCCAGCAACGCCACAGAGATGGAGCTCCAGTACCCGATTACGGCTTCAACCAACAATATAGTGATCCCTTTACGCGTTACACTTGGGATTTATGAGATTGATTACAAATCCCAGGTGTTGACCAGTGATAGAATTACTGTTCCTGAATGCCTCCCCAGGCAGGTTCCTCAGGTGAATTCATCTGCCTCGCCATTCGGGGTAGTTAGTGTCTTCAGTATTGATGGCTTCAGTTTGTTTAATTGTTCTACTTCTTCCAACAACGGTACTAGAATTCATTCCAGAATTGGATCGCCTGTTCCTTGCCTTAGTTCCCCTGCATTCCAAGTCCTTTACTTGGATTCCATCTATAGTATTTCTGACTTTGCGCAGCCATCTTGTGTAAAGATGTACAACATTTCTTATGTTCCAAAAGCTGTGTTTACTGGGCAAGAGCAATATGAACATTATAGTCCTTATGATTATGTTCGTCTCAATTGGTCCAAACCATCTTGTGCAAATTGTGAGGCAAAAGGGGAGTATTGCAGCTTAAAGATCAATGGCACAAATGATGAAACGGAATGTGTTGACATTCCTATCCAGCCTGGGGATG GTTCATCCAACAAAAAAGCAATAATTGCCGGTGTAACAGTAGCTGTGGTCGTTGTATTCACAGTTCTCCTTGTGTTGTCTGTCGTTTTCATAtcggaaaaaagaaagaaagaggagcagaaaaagtttgagaaatttctggaggattacaAAGCTCTGAGGCCTATAAGATTCTCTTATGCTGATATAAGAAAAATAACATGTCAATTTAAGGAGAAATTAGGCCAAGGAGGTTATGGAACAGTGTACAAAGGAAAGATCTCTGATGATACATTGGTTGCTGTTAAGGTCCTCAGCAATTTTAAAGGGAATGGCGAAGAATTCATCAATGAAGTAGGTACAATTGGCAGAATTCACCATATAAATGTGGTTCGGCTGGTGGGATTTTGTGCAGATGGCTACAGGCGGGCACTCGTGTATGAGTTCTTGCCAAATGATTCCCTCCATAAGTTCATATCTTCCGGGAAGCAGCTGGTTCGTTGGGAAATGCTGGAACAAATTGCCATTGGCATAGCCAAAGGGCTTGATTATCTTCATCAGGGATGCAATCAAAGAATTCTTCACTTTGATATTAAACCACATAATATCTTGCTAGATCAGAATTTTAGTCCTAAGGTTGCTGATTTTGGCCTGGCCAAATTATGTTCGAAGGAGCAAAGCATAGTGTTCGTGACTGCTGCCCGAGGGACAATAGGCTATATTTCACCTGAGATGTTCTCTAGAAACTATGGTAATGTATCTTACAAATCTGATGTTTATAGTTTCGGCATGTTGTTGCTTGATATGATTGGAGGAAGAAAGAACTTTCACGCTGGGGCAGATGATAGCAGTCAAATCTATTATCCAGAGTGGGTGTATAATCAACTGGAGAAAGGAGAAACCTTTTCAATCCAAATTGATGAAGAGAAAAACAgtaaaatattcaagaaattggcaattgTGGGGCTTTGGTGCATTCAGTGGTATCCTGCTGACCGGCCTTCCATGAAAGCTGTGATTCAAATGCTGGAAGGAGAAAACTTGCCCATCATGCCGCCAAACCCTTTTGCTTCCTCAAAAGTTGGAAAGACTGATGGAAGCTTTTCCACTTGGGAGGGAGATAGCATTTCTGAAGCAATTGAGGGCAATtgttaa